The Epinephelus lanceolatus isolate andai-2023 chromosome 8, ASM4190304v1, whole genome shotgun sequence genome includes a window with the following:
- the LOC117257922 gene encoding ninjurin-1 — MDAAHRLNREDIALNKMGDVEAQTVPSGKVFRPINLNHYATKKSAAQSMLDVALLMANSSQLKTVLYVGPRYRFYIPLIVLLSLSITLQVIVGLLLVFIVKYDLNDARKHAKLNRLNNVATVFVFFTVLINIFITALGFEGHAVRSSVPPVMSVNEPQISPALPIDLNVTGGI, encoded by the exons ATGGACGCAGCACACAGGCTGAACAGAGAGGACATAGCTCTGAATAAAATGGGCGATGTAGAG GCACAGACAGTCCCCTCTGGAAAAGTCTTCCGACCCATCAACCTGAATCACTACGCCACAAAGAAGAGTGCGGCTCAGAGCATGCTGGACGTTGCCTTGCTGATGGCCAACTCGTCCCAGCTGAAGACTGTTCTCTATGTGGGGCCTCGTTACCGTTTCTACATCCCGCTCATTGTCCTGCTGTCTCTGTCTATCACGTTACAGGTCATAGTGGGGCTGCTGCTCGTCTTTATTG TGAAGTATGATCTAAACGACGCCAGGAAACACGCCAAGTTGAACAGGCTGAACAATGTGGCAACAGTGTTTGTCTTCTTCACTGTCCTCATCAATATCTTCATCACAGCGCTTGGATTTGAGGGACATGCTGTCAG GTCATCGGTACCACCTGTGATGTCAGTAAACGAGCCTCAGATTTCCCCTGCTTTGCCCATCGATCTTAACGTGACTGGTGGCATTTAG